A stretch of the Helicoverpa armigera isolate CAAS_96S chromosome 5, ASM3070526v1, whole genome shotgun sequence genome encodes the following:
- the LOC110374630 gene encoding homeobox protein MOX-1, with amino-acid sequence MDSRVQDSHKSFLIKDLLGDVLRPGAVPIGPPQLEEEPEAQRCNSSVSQNVETSDAEDDISVGDNRSETSTPKKSQFTFPDEYKKKLDGEEAERSSPLEYSLNNQASYSSPFKEDENDYENRSEERMRLYDTSLFHLYRPERDGKKDEGAEGTAYEHMTGLSDSIYGRSMDLSKNSFQSQLLAGFASVIAGNTQRESQETNDRQPGSRPTASSSSSRKPRRRRTAFTHAQLAYLERKFRCQKYLSVADRGDVAEALSLSETQVKTWYQNRRTKWKRQNQLRLEQLRAQAASGERELSAHALPLACALLPPYPAYMHCHL; translated from the exons GGCCACCTCAGCTTGAAGAGGAACCAGAGGCTCAGCGGTGCAATTCCTCAGTTAGTCAGAATGTGGAAACATCGGACGCCGAGGACGACATCTCAGTGGGCGATAACAGAAGCGAGACTTCTACGCCTAAAAAGTCACAATTCACATTTCCAgatgaatataaaaagaaattggATGGAGAAGAAGCAGAGAGGTCGTCACCTTTAGAGTACAGTTTGAACAACCAAGCGAGCTACAGTTCTCCTTTCAAAGAAGACGAGAACGACTATGAGAACCGGTCGGAAGAACGAATGAGGTTGTACGACACTAGCCTGTTTCACTTGTACAGGCCGGAGAGGGATGGCAAAAAGGACGAAGGAGCTGAGGGGACAGCTTATGAGCACATGACAGGTCTATCGGACAGTATTTATGGCAGGTCTATGGATCTTTCGAAGAACTCATTCCAGTCGCAGCTGCTTGCTGGCTTCGCGTCGGTCATAGCTGGCAATACTCAGAGAGAATCACAAGAAACCAATG ACCGCCAGCCAGGCAGCAGACCCACAGCTTCCTCAAGTTCAAGCCGCAAGCCGCGTCGGCGCCGCACAGCATTCACTCACGCGCAGCTCGCGTACTTAGAGCGCAAGTTTCGCTGTCAGAAGTACTTGAGTGTAGCTGATCGGGGAGACGTGGCGGAGGCGCTCAGTCTTAGCGAGACTCAGGTTAAAACCTGGTATCAGAACCGACG AACGAAATGGAAGCGGCAAAACCAGCTTCGCCTAGAACAGCTGCGCGCGCAGGCAGCGAGCGGCGAGCGCGAGTTGTCGGCGCACGCGCTGCCGCTCGCCTGCGCGCTGCTGCCGCCCTACCCCGCGTACATGCACTGCCATCTGTGA